One genomic region from Haloarcula taiwanensis encodes:
- a CDS encoding PGF-CTERM sorting domain-containing protein, with protein sequence MTGNSDKIRSLFLTALMVFSVFAGTIAFSGGAAAAANVSVEQAAEYDSGTVELALNGSTGSAVPRGNIDVYIDGNENPGNYNVSSVDGTDDGTTGRLEFSLDQDVQPNRNLTVKVTGLSGGDGTVVAQDIDVTSETITTTGTNDTDINAFRGEVIAVENTSADNVNNGPSIEVDADSVVLSDSYTDNSEVYTVDTSDLDTGEDYTISVNNNEEAVVTVSDLSLEVNIDDDVGDGANIDDTDTLAVNVSTNRGGEPANATLFNEDDDKVATIVKNLQGNENVVFDFGNQSADDSPYYVKVTDNQTGVSAESDQINVSESDDGDASFETSTVQDEIGDVSNITVQMSNTEDAVINVGSQEDDNYYIQGQLTDEDGDGEVTVQFNSYTAGTNNNNTVLSVPGDDDLDDVEEGGSFTGSRAALDEDVLEAGSYSMNVTAGTSPDVTSPDNVGTLRLNENSVENMRTWVAPSDADIDDEDIDIYDRIGENLTRSDDVAAEDLVVHEIEASGIEGALEYEQEDNGSSDVTEAFIAAADTTPDRINDDSSASGLRLYVNRTDVGANADEDPVNFTNSSDAVTVVDDPDNNTYFVALDTSDVEFESGNTITGEEDTALNATFSVQEGPLSDDSTSESALYTTSERNAELNLDEDGFVTVGAAAGQTVSGDTNVAPGSELEVEMESESEANPFVLRPEATVGPNGTYTATADFSEYSAGTNFTVQTLDVDGDSDFSDEEDGRIVEADTATVSISDQESDGSEVVVDSAQLSSGGFIVIHDGSLLDGDVEGSVIGNSEYLEAGTYNDITVTLDEPMDENFTAIAMPHLDTNGNEAYDFPGADGPYTSNGSAVTDSANVTVSAEEPEDTPEDTPEDTPEDTPEDTPEDTPEDTPEDTPMDTETETTAAEGPGFTAAIALIALVAAALLAVRRDN encoded by the coding sequence ATGACAGGAAACTCAGACAAGATCCGCAGCCTGTTCCTGACGGCGCTGATGGTCTTCTCGGTATTTGCCGGGACCATCGCGTTCTCCGGTGGCGCAGCCGCCGCCGCAAACGTCAGCGTCGAGCAGGCAGCAGAATACGATAGCGGCACAGTTGAACTGGCACTTAATGGATCGACCGGCAGCGCAGTCCCAAGAGGGAACATCGATGTCTACATTGACGGGAACGAGAACCCCGGTAATTACAATGTTTCCTCTGTCGATGGGACTGACGACGGGACGACTGGACGTCTTGAGTTCAGTCTCGATCAGGACGTTCAGCCGAACCGGAATCTGACTGTCAAGGTCACCGGTCTCAGTGGCGGTGACGGAACCGTCGTCGCTCAGGATATCGACGTGACATCCGAGACAATCACGACGACTGGGACAAACGATACGGACATCAACGCCTTCCGCGGTGAAGTGATTGCCGTTGAAAACACCTCTGCAGACAACGTTAACAACGGCCCATCCATCGAGGTTGATGCAGACAGCGTCGTTCTGTCCGACTCGTACACTGACAACAGTGAAGTCTACACCGTTGACACCAGTGACCTCGACACTGGCGAGGATTACACGATCAGTGTCAACAATAATGAGGAAGCGGTCGTCACAGTCAGCGACCTCAGTCTGGAAGTGAACATCGACGATGATGTCGGCGACGGTGCCAACATCGACGACACAGACACGCTGGCTGTCAACGTCTCCACGAACCGTGGTGGCGAGCCAGCCAACGCAACGCTGTTCAACGAAGACGACGACAAGGTTGCCACAATTGTCAAAAACCTCCAAGGTAACGAAAATGTCGTGTTCGACTTCGGCAACCAGAGCGCCGACGACAGTCCGTACTACGTCAAGGTGACGGACAACCAGACCGGCGTCTCCGCGGAATCCGACCAGATCAACGTCTCCGAGTCCGACGACGGTGACGCAAGCTTCGAAACCTCAACTGTACAGGATGAGATTGGTGATGTCAGCAACATCACGGTCCAGATGTCCAACACCGAGGACGCCGTGATTAACGTTGGTAGCCAGGAAGACGACAACTACTACATCCAAGGTCAGCTGACCGACGAAGATGGTGACGGCGAAGTCACTGTTCAGTTCAACAGCTACACCGCTGGGACTAACAACAACAACACGGTTCTCAGTGTCCCCGGTGACGACGACCTCGATGATGTCGAAGAGGGTGGTAGCTTTACCGGAAGCAGAGCAGCCCTCGATGAGGACGTGCTTGAAGCCGGTTCCTACTCGATGAATGTGACTGCAGGGACGTCCCCAGATGTCACCAGCCCTGATAATGTTGGAACGCTCCGACTTAACGAGAACTCAGTCGAGAATATGCGGACTTGGGTTGCACCGAGTGACGCGGATATCGACGACGAGGATATCGACATCTACGATCGCATCGGTGAGAACCTCACGCGGTCCGACGATGTCGCAGCTGAGGATCTCGTCGTCCACGAAATCGAAGCATCCGGTATCGAAGGTGCCCTCGAATACGAGCAGGAAGATAACGGATCTTCCGACGTGACTGAGGCGTTCATCGCCGCTGCCGACACTACGCCGGATCGTATCAATGATGACTCGAGTGCGTCCGGCCTCCGACTCTACGTCAACCGGACCGATGTCGGTGCGAACGCGGATGAAGATCCCGTCAACTTCACGAACAGCAGTGATGCCGTGACTGTTGTCGACGACCCGGACAACAACACCTACTTCGTTGCTCTCGACACCAGTGATGTTGAGTTCGAGTCTGGTAACACGATTACCGGCGAAGAGGACACGGCACTCAACGCGACCTTCTCCGTTCAGGAAGGGCCGTTGAGCGACGATAGCACATCCGAAAGCGCACTCTACACAACGTCCGAACGCAACGCGGAGTTGAACCTCGACGAGGACGGCTTCGTTACTGTTGGAGCCGCGGCCGGACAGACCGTGAGCGGCGATACGAATGTCGCTCCTGGCTCCGAGCTTGAGGTCGAAATGGAGTCTGAAAGTGAGGCAAATCCATTCGTCCTCCGTCCGGAAGCAACTGTCGGTCCAAACGGCACGTACACTGCCACGGCTGACTTCAGCGAATACTCCGCCGGCACGAACTTCACCGTCCAGACGCTCGACGTCGATGGTGACTCTGACTTCAGCGACGAGGAAGACGGCCGCATCGTCGAAGCCGACACGGCCACCGTGAGCATCAGTGACCAGGAATCCGACGGAAGCGAAGTCGTCGTCGACAGCGCGCAGCTGTCTAGCGGTGGGTTCATTGTCATCCACGACGGCTCACTGCTTGACGGCGATGTCGAAGGTAGCGTTATCGGGAACTCCGAATATCTCGAAGCCGGTACCTACAATGACATCACGGTCACGCTCGACGAGCCAATGGACGAGAACTTCACGGCCATCGCGATGCCGCACCTCGACACCAACGGCAACGAAGCGTATGACTTCCCGGGTGCTGACGGTCCGTACACCTCGAACGGCTCTGCCGTGACGGACAGTGCGAACGTGACCGTCTCAGCCGAGGAACCGGAGGACACGCCTGAGGACACGCCTGAGGACACGCCTGAGGACACGCCTGAGGACACGCCTGAGGACACGCCTGAGGACACGCCTGAGGACACGCCGATGGACACTGAAACCGAGACCACTGCAGCGGAAGGCCCTGGCTTCACCGCAGCTATCGCGCTCATCGCGCTGGTCGCTGCTGCGCTCCTCGCTGTCCGACGCGACAACTAA
- a CDS encoding glyoxalase: MWSLDHTMMRVEDLDASLDWYQTYFDYEEKGRWEADTFTNVFLGPEDVHDEGALLELTYNHDGRSYTMGDAWGHIAVRCDDVYDAYDDLMDAGVEDYRDPDSCGGSYAFVTDPDGHEIEIVERDHGAKWSLDHTMIRVEDADQAIGWYTRKLDYDLFRREEFDDFALYFLKPEDAPDEAMSVELTYNYDGRSYELGDAWGHLAVQTDDLHDAWETLMGRHAEDYRDPGSCDDRYAFTKDPDSREIEIVTN; the protein is encoded by the coding sequence ATGTGGTCACTCGATCATACGATGATGCGCGTCGAGGATCTGGACGCCTCGCTAGACTGGTACCAGACGTATTTCGATTACGAGGAAAAGGGCCGCTGGGAAGCCGACACGTTCACGAATGTCTTCCTTGGTCCGGAGGACGTCCACGACGAGGGTGCACTGCTCGAACTCACGTACAATCATGACGGGCGCTCGTACACGATGGGCGACGCGTGGGGACACATCGCCGTCCGCTGTGATGACGTGTACGACGCCTACGACGACCTGATGGACGCCGGTGTCGAGGATTACCGCGACCCAGACTCCTGTGGCGGTTCCTATGCCTTCGTCACAGACCCCGACGGCCATGAGATCGAGATCGTCGAGCGGGACCACGGCGCGAAGTGGTCGCTCGACCACACGATGATCCGCGTCGAAGACGCCGACCAGGCTATCGGCTGGTACACCCGAAAGCTCGACTACGACCTGTTCCGCCGCGAAGAGTTCGACGACTTCGCCCTGTACTTCCTCAAGCCCGAAGATGCTCCCGACGAGGCGATGTCAGTCGAACTCACATACAACTACGACGGCCGGTCCTACGAACTTGGCGACGCGTGGGGGCACCTCGCGGTTCAGACTGATGACCTCCACGACGCGTGGGAGACGCTGATGGGGCGCCACGCCGAGGACTACCGTGATCCCGGTAGCTGTGACGACCGTTACGCGTTCACCAAAGACCCCGATAGCCGTGAAATCGAAATTGTAACGAACTGA
- a CDS encoding TIGR04206 family protein: MDRGPRRRLVAVVVAGLVPWTVVLIGAELTLIFSFGLFNTNPPELLSAYSYFVRFTNALPQFIESWGSGVLLYALALASAAAGVVWREDVRVTALALAGAGLTQFPVFLGFNRRLNYVAVPVGSLVLLAVVWWYYLPAIRTSSATR; encoded by the coding sequence ATGGATCGCGGTCCCCGACGCCGTCTTGTGGCCGTTGTCGTTGCCGGCCTCGTCCCGTGGACAGTAGTGCTAATCGGAGCAGAACTGACGCTCATCTTCTCCTTTGGGCTCTTTAATACGAATCCGCCGGAGCTACTCTCGGCCTATAGCTACTTCGTTCGGTTTACCAACGCACTCCCGCAGTTTATCGAGTCGTGGGGCTCAGGCGTCCTGCTGTATGCCCTTGCCCTGGCCAGCGCTGCCGCCGGTGTCGTCTGGCGTGAGGATGTTCGGGTCACCGCTCTTGCTCTTGCAGGTGCGGGTCTGACCCAGTTTCCCGTGTTTCTGGGATTCAACAGGCGGCTCAACTACGTGGCTGTCCCGGTAGGCTCTCTCGTCTTACTGGCCGTGGTCTGGTGGTACTATCTGCCGGCAATTCGGACCAGTTCGGCGACGCGGTGA
- a CDS encoding GTP-binding protein encodes MGLEEEIQELEDEIASTPYNKSTEAHIGRLKSKLAEKKEKLEQQASSGGGGGYGVEKHGDATVALVGFPSVGKSTLLNALTNAESETGAYEFTTLDVYPGMLKHKGANIQILDVPGLIEGAAGGRGGGKEVLSVVRTADLIVFLISVFEIDQYDRLSEELYKNKIRLDQDPPWVNVRKKGKDGISVNTASGVELDDETVKAVLREHGYVNADVTIGEDIDIDQLVDGVMDNRVYLPSLVAVNKADLIEPDYLPKVEDELRERDIDPDEAIFISAEEEKGLDSLTERIWEELGLIRIYMDKPGRGVDREEPLILREGDTVDDACEKLGGSFDERFRFARVTGPSAKHDEQQVGRDHELADEDILRIVANR; translated from the coding sequence ATGGGGCTCGAAGAGGAGATTCAGGAACTCGAGGACGAAATCGCCAGCACTCCCTACAATAAGTCTACAGAGGCCCATATCGGTCGGCTGAAGTCCAAGCTCGCCGAGAAAAAGGAGAAGCTCGAACAGCAGGCCTCGTCGGGCGGTGGCGGTGGCTACGGCGTCGAGAAACACGGTGACGCGACTGTTGCGCTCGTCGGGTTCCCAAGCGTCGGGAAGTCGACGCTGCTGAACGCACTGACCAACGCCGAGTCCGAGACCGGCGCATACGAGTTCACCACGCTCGACGTGTACCCGGGGATGCTCAAGCACAAGGGAGCGAACATACAGATTCTCGACGTTCCGGGTCTCATCGAGGGCGCTGCTGGCGGCCGCGGTGGTGGGAAAGAAGTGCTGTCCGTTGTCCGGACCGCGGACCTCATCGTCTTCCTAATCTCCGTCTTCGAGATCGACCAGTACGACCGCCTCAGCGAAGAGCTGTACAAGAACAAGATTCGCCTCGATCAGGACCCGCCGTGGGTTAACGTTCGAAAGAAGGGTAAAGACGGGATTTCGGTCAACACGGCCTCCGGCGTCGAACTCGACGACGAGACAGTCAAGGCCGTCCTGCGTGAGCACGGCTACGTCAACGCCGACGTGACTATCGGCGAGGACATCGATATCGACCAGCTCGTTGACGGTGTGATGGACAACCGCGTCTACCTGCCCTCGCTCGTCGCGGTCAACAAAGCCGACCTCATTGAGCCAGACTACCTCCCGAAAGTCGAAGACGAACTCCGAGAGCGGGACATCGACCCCGACGAAGCGATCTTTATTAGCGCCGAGGAGGAGAAAGGGCTGGACAGCCTCACCGAACGCATCTGGGAGGAGCTCGGCCTGATACGGATCTACATGGACAAGCCGGGCCGCGGCGTTGACCGTGAGGAACCGCTGATCCTCCGTGAGGGAGACACCGTCGACGACGCCTGCGAGAAACTCGGCGGAAGTTTCGACGAGCGGTTCCGCTTCGCTCGTGTGACCGGCCCGAGCGCCAAGCACGACGAACAGCAGGTCGGGCGTGACCACGAACTCGCGGACGAAGATATCCTGCGAATCGTCGCCAACCGGTAG
- a CDS encoding 50S ribosomal protein L11, producing the protein MAGTIEVLVPGGEANPGPPLGPELGPTPVDVQAVVQEINDQTAAFDGTEVPVTVEYDDDGSFEIEVGVPPTAELIKDEAGFETGSGEPQEDFVADLSVDQVKQIAEQKQTDLLSYDLKNAAKEVVGTCTSLGVTIEGENPREFKERIDAGEYDDVFAAEAQA; encoded by the coding sequence ATGGCTGGAACTATCGAAGTCCTCGTTCCCGGTGGGGAGGCCAACCCTGGCCCGCCACTCGGCCCGGAACTCGGCCCGACACCGGTGGACGTGCAGGCAGTCGTACAGGAGATCAACGACCAGACGGCAGCGTTCGACGGCACCGAAGTCCCCGTCACCGTCGAGTACGACGACGACGGCTCCTTCGAGATCGAAGTCGGTGTCCCGCCGACGGCCGAACTCATCAAGGACGAGGCCGGCTTCGAGACTGGCAGCGGCGAGCCTCAGGAAGACTTCGTCGCTGATCTCTCCGTCGACCAGGTCAAGCAGATCGCCGAGCAAAAGCAGACTGACCTGCTCTCCTACGACCTGAAGAACGCCGCAAAGGAAGTCGTCGGGACGTGTACCTCCCTCGGCGTCACTATTGAAGGCGAAAACCCACGCGAGTTCAAGGAACGCATCGACGCGGGCGAGTACGACGACGTGTTCGCGGCCGAAGCACAGGCGTAA
- a CDS encoding 50S ribosomal protein L1 codes for MADQEIENAVSRALEDAPERNFRETVDLAVNLRDLDLNDPSNRVDESVVLPAGTGQETTIVVFAEGETALRAEEVADDVLDEDELEELGGDDDAAKDLADDTDFFIAEKDLMQDIGRYLGTVLGPRGKMPEPLDPDDDVVEVIERMKNTVQLRSGERRTFHTRVGAEDMSAEDIADNIDVILRRLHADLEKGPLNIDTVYVKTTMGPAMEVA; via the coding sequence ATGGCAGATCAGGAAATAGAGAACGCAGTCTCGCGCGCACTCGAGGACGCACCTGAGCGGAATTTCCGCGAAACGGTCGACCTCGCTGTGAACCTGCGCGACTTAGATCTTAACGACCCGTCGAACCGCGTCGACGAGTCCGTCGTGCTTCCTGCTGGCACCGGTCAGGAGACCACTATTGTGGTCTTCGCCGAGGGCGAAACCGCCCTTCGTGCTGAGGAAGTCGCAGACGACGTACTCGACGAGGACGAACTCGAGGAACTGGGTGGCGACGACGACGCCGCCAAGGACCTCGCCGATGACACTGACTTCTTCATTGCGGAGAAGGATCTGATGCAGGACATCGGTCGCTACCTCGGGACCGTCCTCGGTCCGCGTGGGAAGATGCCGGAACCGCTCGACCCCGACGACGACGTCGTCGAGGTCATCGAACGCATGAAAAACACCGTGCAGCTCCGCAGCGGGGAACGGCGAACGTTCCACACGCGGGTCGGCGCGGAGGACATGTCCGCCGAGGATATCGCGGACAACATCGACGTTATCCTCCGCCGTCTGCACGCGGACCTCGAGAAGGGCCCGCTCAACATCGACACGGTCTACGTGAAGACGACGATGGGGCCTGCGATGGAGGTTGCCTGA
- a CDS encoding 50S ribosomal protein L10: MSAESERKTETIPEWKQEEVDAIVEMIESYESVGVVNIAGIPSRQLQDMRRDLHGTAELRVSRNTLLERALDEVDDGLEDLNSYITGQVGLIGTDDNPFSLFQELEASKTPAPIGAGEVAPNDIVIPEGDTGVDPGPFVGELQSVGADARIQEGSIQVLSDSTVLDTGEEVSQELANVLNELGIEPKEVGLDLRAVFADGVLFEPEELELDIDEYRSDIQAAAGRAFNLSVNADYPTATTAPTMLQSARGNAKSLALQAAIEDPEVVPDLVSKADAQVRALASQIDDEEALPEELQGVEADVATEEPTDDQDDDTASEDDADDAAEEADDGDDDDDEDAGDALGAMF, translated from the coding sequence ATGAGCGCCGAATCCGAACGCAAGACCGAGACCATTCCCGAGTGGAAGCAGGAAGAGGTCGACGCCATCGTAGAGATGATCGAGTCCTACGAGAGCGTCGGCGTCGTCAACATCGCCGGGATCCCGTCCCGACAGCTACAGGACATGCGACGTGACCTGCACGGGACCGCCGAGCTCCGCGTCTCCCGGAACACGCTGCTTGAGCGTGCACTCGACGAAGTCGACGACGGACTCGAAGACCTCAACAGCTACATCACCGGGCAGGTCGGGCTCATCGGAACCGACGACAACCCGTTCTCGCTGTTTCAGGAACTCGAGGCCTCCAAAACGCCCGCACCCATCGGTGCCGGCGAGGTGGCCCCGAACGACATCGTGATTCCGGAAGGCGACACGGGCGTCGACCCCGGTCCGTTCGTCGGCGAACTCCAGAGCGTGGGTGCCGACGCACGCATTCAGGAGGGCTCCATTCAGGTCCTCTCCGACTCGACGGTGCTTGACACCGGCGAGGAAGTCTCCCAAGAACTCGCGAATGTGCTGAACGAACTCGGCATCGAACCGAAGGAGGTCGGTCTCGACCTCCGCGCCGTCTTCGCCGACGGTGTGCTGTTCGAGCCCGAGGAACTGGAACTCGACATCGACGAGTACCGGAGCGACATCCAGGCGGCTGCCGGCCGAGCGTTCAATCTCTCGGTCAACGCCGACTACCCGACCGCGACGACGGCCCCGACGATGCTCCAGTCCGCTCGTGGCAACGCCAAGAGCCTCGCGCTCCAGGCGGCCATCGAGGACCCCGAGGTCGTGCCTGACCTCGTGAGCAAGGCCGACGCACAGGTCCGTGCGCTCGCCTCGCAGATCGACGACGAGGAGGCACTCCCGGAGGAGCTCCAGGGCGTCGAGGCCGACGTGGCGACAGAGGAACCGACTGACGACCAAGACGACGACACCGCATCCGAGGACGACGCCGACGACGCGGCCGAGGAGGCCGACGACGGCGACGATGACGACGATGAAGACGCCGGCGACGCGCTCGGAGCGATGTTCTAA
- a CDS encoding 50S ribosomal protein P1 produces MEYVYAALILNESGEEINEDNLTDVLNAAGVDVEESRVKALVAALEDVDIEEAVDQAAAAPVPASGGAAAPAEGDADEADDADEEAEEEAADDGGDDDDDEDDEASGEGLGELFG; encoded by the coding sequence ATGGAATACGTATACGCTGCACTCATCCTGAACGAATCGGGCGAAGAAATCAACGAAGACAACCTCACCGACGTGCTCAACGCCGCTGGCGTCGACGTCGAGGAGTCCCGCGTCAAGGCCCTCGTCGCCGCCCTCGAGGACGTCGACATCGAGGAGGCCGTCGACCAGGCCGCTGCGGCACCGGTGCCGGCAAGCGGTGGCGCGGCCGCACCCGCCGAGGGTGACGCTGACGAGGCCGACGATGCCGACGAGGAAGCCGAAGAAGAGGCTGCCGACGACGGCGGCGACGACGATGACGACGAGGACGACGAGGCAAGCGGTGAGGGCCTCGGCGAACTCTTCGGCTAA
- a CDS encoding 30S ribosomal protein S15, producing the protein MARMHTRRRGSSDSDKPAADEPPEWSDVDEDAIEARVVELAEQGHSPSEIGLKLRDEGVQGTPIPDVSLATGKKVTEILEENEAEPDLPEDLRNLLERAVRLRDHMDENPGDYQNKRALQNTQSKIRRLIDYYRGDEVDEDFTYSYDNAVEALGLE; encoded by the coding sequence ATGGCACGAATGCATACACGCCGTCGCGGTTCGTCCGACTCGGACAAACCGGCGGCAGACGAACCCCCGGAGTGGAGTGACGTCGACGAGGACGCCATCGAAGCGCGCGTCGTCGAACTGGCCGAACAGGGCCACTCGCCCAGCGAGATCGGCCTGAAGCTGCGCGACGAGGGCGTTCAGGGCACGCCGATCCCTGACGTCTCGCTCGCGACCGGCAAGAAAGTCACCGAGATTCTCGAGGAGAACGAAGCCGAACCGGACCTGCCGGAGGACCTTCGGAACCTGCTCGAACGGGCCGTCCGCCTTCGCGACCACATGGACGAGAACCCCGGTGACTACCAGAACAAGCGTGCGCTCCAGAACACGCAGTCGAAGATCCGACGCCTCATCGACTACTACCGCGGCGACGAGGTCGACGAGGACTTCACCTACAGCTACGACAACGCCGTCGAAGCGCTGGGTCTCGAATAG
- a CDS encoding KEOPS complex Pcc1-like subunit → MRRAEIRTTHDSPERVARAVRPDNTDEMTTRVEGDAVVTTVERDSTGGLQATVDDYVVNIRVAAQLADQHTQSNHE, encoded by the coding sequence ATGAGACGGGCCGAGATTCGGACGACACACGACTCGCCCGAACGCGTCGCACGCGCGGTGCGGCCGGACAACACCGACGAGATGACCACACGCGTCGAGGGCGACGCCGTGGTCACGACCGTCGAGCGCGATTCGACCGGCGGCCTGCAGGCGACCGTCGACGACTACGTCGTCAACATCCGGGTTGCAGCACAGCTCGCAGACCAACACACACAATCCAACCATGAGTGA
- a CDS encoding 30S ribosomal protein S3ae, protein MSERSVSKRTEQKRWYTVQAPEQFDREVLGKTPADEPDKVLGRTIETTLGELTNDASENNTKLTFKINEVASDSAYTEFIRHELTRDYLRSLVRRGSSKVEAYITVLTTDDYRVQVQPVAVTTKKADASQEKAIRRTMIDLVRETAEDRTFEELVDSVVEGRLSSAIYGEAKDIYPLRRVEIKKTTLEARPEEVAAEEETAVDVDEEDVDVEA, encoded by the coding sequence ATGAGTGAACGAAGCGTTTCCAAGCGCACAGAACAGAAACGGTGGTACACCGTGCAGGCTCCCGAGCAGTTCGACCGGGAGGTTCTCGGTAAGACACCGGCAGACGAACCGGACAAGGTGCTCGGACGCACCATCGAAACAACGCTCGGCGAACTGACCAACGACGCCAGCGAGAACAACACGAAGCTAACCTTCAAGATCAACGAGGTCGCCTCAGACTCGGCGTACACGGAGTTCATCCGCCACGAACTCACGCGGGACTACCTCCGCTCGCTCGTCCGCCGCGGCTCCTCGAAGGTCGAGGCCTACATCACCGTGCTGACCACAGACGACTACCGCGTCCAGGTCCAGCCGGTCGCCGTGACGACGAAGAAGGCCGATGCCTCCCAGGAGAAGGCCATCCGCCGGACGATGATCGACCTCGTTCGCGAGACGGCCGAAGACCGAACCTTCGAGGAGCTCGTCGACAGCGTCGTCGAAGGGCGTCTCTCCTCGGCCATCTACGGCGAGGCCAAGGACATCTACCCGCTCCGACGCGTCGAAATCAAGAAGACAACGCTCGAAGCGCGCCCCGAAGAAGTCGCCGCGGAAGAGGAGACGGCCGTCGACGTGGACGAAGAGGACGTCGACGTCGAAGCCTAG
- a CDS encoding halocyanin, translating to MERRDFLRAAGPAAVAGLAGCLGGGSADTDYDVGMSAKAFRPVRIAVEPGTTVRWLNTSKQGHSVTAYEDEIPDEADYFASGGFDTEQAARDNWGSSSGGTMYEGQDFTHTFEVLGEYAYFCIPHERAGMVGTVVVTENPETATTGE from the coding sequence ATGGAGCGACGGGATTTTCTCCGTGCGGCCGGCCCGGCGGCAGTCGCAGGGCTCGCCGGTTGCCTCGGCGGTGGGAGCGCTGACACCGACTACGACGTGGGGATGTCCGCGAAGGCGTTTCGCCCGGTTCGCATCGCTGTCGAACCAGGAACGACTGTGCGGTGGCTCAACACGAGCAAACAGGGCCACTCGGTCACGGCCTACGAAGACGAGATCCCAGACGAGGCGGACTACTTCGCCTCCGGCGGCTTCGACACTGAACAGGCCGCCCGCGACAACTGGGGGAGTTCCTCTGGCGGGACGATGTACGAGGGTCAGGATTTCACCCACACCTTCGAGGTGCTCGGCGAGTACGCCTACTTCTGCATCCCGCACGAGCGGGCCGGGATGGTCGGAACCGTCGTTGTAACCGAAAATCCAGAAACGGCGACGACCGGCGAGTAG
- a CDS encoding 5-(carboxyamino)imidazole ribonucleotide synthase, translating to MTLTSPGPTVGVVGGGQLGRMLGEAAAPLGLELLVTDPTPDCPAASVVRDQLVGDFDEAATLRELAERADYLTFEIELADPDVLERVAEETGTPVHPAPETLRTIQDKLVQKRRLSEAGVPVPEFRAVDTADDLREACAELGYPAMLKARTGGYDGRGNIRVEGPETVEDAIDDIAGPAMVEEMVDFERELAVMGCRGVDERDTFPVTETIHREEILRESVAPARASDAVRERARGVAHDVLDVMDGRGVFGIELFETTDGEILLNEIAPRPHNSGHWTIEGCHTSQFEQHLRAVTGQPLGSTDQRFPTVSTNILGDVAERQPAELEGEDGVLATPRAHLHWYGKREVYALRKMGHVTLTADDRDGLLDDARELRDGLTFE from the coding sequence ATGACGCTCACGTCACCAGGGCCGACCGTCGGCGTGGTCGGCGGTGGCCAGCTCGGCCGGATGCTGGGCGAGGCGGCCGCGCCGCTTGGCCTCGAACTGCTCGTGACCGACCCGACGCCGGACTGCCCGGCCGCGTCGGTCGTCCGCGACCAGCTCGTCGGGGATTTCGACGAGGCGGCGACCCTGCGGGAACTCGCTGAGCGCGCCGATTACCTCACCTTCGAGATCGAACTCGCCGACCCGGACGTGCTCGAACGGGTCGCTGAGGAGACAGGGACGCCGGTACATCCCGCTCCCGAGACGCTCCGGACGATTCAGGACAAACTCGTCCAGAAGCGCCGGCTCTCGGAGGCCGGCGTTCCAGTCCCCGAGTTCCGCGCCGTCGACACCGCTGACGACCTCCGGGAGGCCTGTGCGGAACTGGGCTACCCTGCGATGCTCAAGGCCCGGACCGGCGGCTACGACGGTCGCGGAAACATCCGCGTCGAGGGGCCGGAGACTGTTGAGGACGCTATCGACGACATCGCCGGTCCCGCGATGGTCGAGGAGATGGTCGACTTCGAGCGGGAACTGGCGGTCATGGGCTGTCGCGGCGTGGACGAGCGGGACACGTTCCCGGTCACCGAGACTATCCACCGCGAGGAAATACTCCGGGAGTCGGTCGCGCCGGCACGGGCGTCGGACGCTGTTCGTGAGCGCGCGCGTGGAGTGGCTCACGACGTGCTCGACGTGATGGACGGCCGCGGCGTGTTCGGCATCGAACTGTTCGAGACGACCGACGGCGAGATTTTGCTCAACGAAATCGCGCCCCGGCCCCACAACTCCGGGCACTGGACCATCGAGGGGTGTCACACCTCGCAGTTCGAGCAACACCTGCGGGCCGTCACCGGCCAGCCGCTGGGGTCGACCGACCAGCGGTTCCCGACCGTCTCGACGAACATCCTCGGCGACGTTGCGGAACGGCAGCCGGCAGAGTTGGAGGGGGAAGACGGCGTGCTGGCGACGCCCCGAGCACATCTGCACTGGTACGGCAAGCGCGAGGTGTACGCCCTCCGGAAGATGGGCCACGTGACGCTGACCGCCGACGACCGCGACGGCCTGCTCGACGATGCCCGCGAACTCCGTGACGGATTGACCTTCGAGTGA